A genomic window from Candidatus Denitrolinea symbiosum includes:
- a CDS encoding A/G-specific adenine glycosylase, which translates to MTRIAAKLLRWYRRHGRGLPWRGHPDAYAVWVSEIMLQQTRVETVIPYFERWMKRFPSVKALADASEQSVLTLWEGLGYYSRARNLHKAARLLVDEYGGELPRSADALRKLPGIGRYSAGAIASMAFGLDAPALDGNIRRVYARLFNVEVPADSTEEKKILWGLAAEHLPKGKAGDFNQALMDLGATLCLPKKPRCAECPLAEECLARRLGVQEARPVLKPKAETPYHVHAAIVLVAKIGNSRYALLSKRPSRGLLGGMWEFPNGRVEGDPARGLTKAIKLGYGFSVRAGEALGVVRHAYTHFRVAVHVFRGELTLPVRETETLKWVKLSELGKYPMGKIDRQISEKIMLKHKGAQSTRKL; encoded by the coding sequence ATGACCCGCATCGCCGCCAAACTTTTGAGATGGTATCGCCGTCACGGACGCGGCCTCCCCTGGCGCGGACATCCCGACGCCTACGCGGTGTGGGTCTCGGAGATCATGCTCCAGCAAACGCGCGTCGAGACGGTCATTCCGTATTTCGAACGCTGGATGAAGCGTTTCCCGTCCGTGAAGGCTTTGGCGGACGCGTCCGAGCAGTCGGTGTTGACGCTGTGGGAGGGACTGGGCTACTACTCCCGCGCCCGCAACCTGCACAAAGCCGCGCGTCTGCTCGTGGACGAATATGGCGGCGAACTGCCGCGCTCGGCGGACGCGCTCCGCAAACTGCCAGGCATCGGACGGTACAGCGCGGGCGCCATCGCTTCGATGGCATTCGGCCTCGACGCGCCCGCGTTGGACGGCAACATCCGCCGCGTCTACGCGCGTTTGTTCAATGTGGAAGTCCCCGCCGACTCGACGGAGGAGAAGAAGATTCTCTGGGGCCTCGCCGCCGAACACCTGCCGAAGGGAAAGGCGGGCGACTTTAACCAGGCGTTGATGGACCTGGGCGCGACGCTCTGCCTGCCGAAGAAACCGCGCTGCGCGGAATGTCCGCTGGCGGAGGAATGTCTGGCGCGGCGGCTGGGCGTGCAGGAAGCGCGTCCCGTGTTGAAGCCCAAAGCGGAGACGCCATATCACGTCCACGCCGCGATCGTCCTTGTGGCGAAAATTGGAAATTCGCGTTACGCGTTGCTGTCAAAACGGCCCTCGCGCGGACTCCTCGGCGGGATGTGGGAATTCCCCAACGGGCGCGTGGAGGGCGATCCCGCGCGGGGGCTGACGAAAGCCATTAAGTTGGGATACGGCTTCTCGGTCCGCGCGGGCGAGGCGTTGGGCGTCGTCCGCCACGCGTACACCCACTTCCGCGTCGCCGTCCACGTCTTCCGCGGCGAGTTGACGCTTCCCGTCCGCGAGACGGAAACGCTGAAATGGGTTAAACTCTCCGAACTCGGAAAATATCCGATGGGAAAAATCGATCGGCAGATCTCCGAAAAAATAATGCTGAAACACAAAGGCGCGCAAAGTACAAGGAAACTATGA